From Pseudomonadota bacterium, one genomic window encodes:
- a CDS encoding class I SAM-dependent methyltransferase has translation MNPEGPSRIDGITIVRARGNDLSRFADGSFDTVLCNSVLEHEPRFWEVLSEARRVLRP, from the coding sequence GTGAACCCGGAAGGCCCCTCGCGCATCGACGGCATCACGATCGTTCGCGCGCGGGGCAACGACCTCTCCCGGTTCGCAGACGGGTCGTTCGACACAGTGCTGTGCAACAGCGTGCTCGAGCACGAGCCCCGCTTCTGGGAGGTGCTGAGCGAGGCGCGGCGGGTGCTGCGACCGG
- a CDS encoding glycosyltransferase, which translates to MPSMREGPSGFTPTRDRASRRQGSMSSVSAAGTAPISSTSPPPPRRAQISSNSAKMVGCTGALFARRRKASCRRGRGGETPIASEKPVLMIVSRQPPPVLFVVPDLSRSGAPAVALSFMRWLTSRGETGFELLVGGPRAAQDTAPGMARYDEAAALGPVHMLTASSPRLPENDAALRAGRYGLVHAFSAVALEPLARFERGGAPLVCHALEQQFTIASALGRRFPELVRAVDHFVACGRAVGDAVARFAERPPDSVAVIPNAVDVDAVIAQAARRDRAALRATLGAAPDATVVVGCGRLSWTKGTHLIVPLAQALRRSSLSNRFCLAWVASNPGGVEHATLLHEIERAELTPWVRVVVTDGPPAAVFGGADIFALLSLEDACPLVMLEAAASGLPVVGFAGSGGVVEFVDGATELLAPYGDVEEMARRIAALATDETRRTATGAACLRRVRERHDEAVVFGALAERIEAWRRR; encoded by the coding sequence ATGCCGTCGATGCGCGAGGGGCCTTCCGGGTTCACGCCCACCCGCGACCGCGCATCGCGCAGGCAGGGGAGCATGAGCAGCGTGTCGGCCGCGGGCACGGCACCGATCTCGAGCACGTCGCCTCCACCCCCGCGGCGGGCACAGATCTCCTCGAACTCGGCAAAGATGGTGGGGTGCACGGGGGCGCTGTTCGCGCGCCGTCGCAAGGCGTCCTGTCGGCGCGGTCGGGGAGGGGAGACGCCGATCGCGAGCGAGAAGCCTGTGCTGATGATTGTTTCGCGCCAGCCGCCTCCCGTGCTGTTCGTCGTTCCCGACCTGTCTCGGTCGGGCGCGCCCGCCGTGGCCCTCTCGTTCATGCGATGGCTGACATCGCGAGGGGAGACGGGGTTCGAGCTGCTCGTGGGCGGCCCTCGCGCCGCGCAAGACACGGCACCCGGGATGGCCCGCTACGACGAGGCCGCCGCACTGGGGCCCGTGCACATGCTCACGGCGAGCTCGCCGAGGCTTCCGGAGAACGACGCGGCGCTGCGCGCCGGACGCTACGGTCTCGTGCACGCCTTCAGCGCCGTGGCCCTCGAGCCGCTGGCACGCTTCGAGCGGGGAGGGGCTCCGCTTGTCTGTCACGCCCTCGAGCAGCAGTTCACCATCGCATCGGCCCTGGGGCGGCGCTTTCCCGAACTGGTGCGAGCGGTCGATCACTTCGTGGCATGCGGCCGCGCGGTCGGAGACGCTGTGGCCCGCTTCGCGGAACGCCCCCCAGATTCGGTCGCGGTGATTCCCAACGCGGTCGACGTCGACGCGGTGATCGCGCAGGCCGCGCGGCGCGATCGGGCCGCCCTTCGCGCGACTCTCGGTGCTGCGCCGGACGCAACGGTGGTGGTGGGATGCGGACGCCTGTCGTGGACGAAGGGAACCCATCTCATCGTTCCCCTGGCGCAGGCGCTGCGCCGGTCGTCGCTCTCGAATCGGTTCTGCCTCGCGTGGGTGGCTTCGAACCCAGGGGGCGTGGAGCACGCAACGTTGCTGCACGAGATCGAGCGGGCGGAGCTGACGCCCTGGGTGCGCGTCGTGGTGACCGACGGTCCGCCCGCGGCGGTCTTCGGCGGGGCCGACATCTTCGCGCTCCTGTCGCTGGAGGACGCGTGTCCGCTCGTCATGCTCGAAGCCGCCGCGAGTGGGCTGCCCGTGGTGGGATTTGCCGGGTCGGGTGGGGTGGTCGAGTTCGTCGATGGCGCGACCGAGCTGCTCGCGCCCTACGGAGATGTCGAGGAGATGGCGCGGCGCATCGCGGCGCTCGCGACAGATGAGACGCGGCGCACGGCGACGGGGGCCGCGTGTTTGCGGCGCGTGCGTGAGCGCCACGACGAGGCCGTGGTCTTCGGTGCCCTGGCAGAGCGCATCGAAGCCTGGAGACGTCGATGA